One Cardiocondyla obscurior isolate alpha-2009 linkage group LG11, Cobs3.1, whole genome shotgun sequence DNA segment encodes these proteins:
- the LOC139106726 gene encoding golgin subfamily A member 7, with protein sequence MPLGNHAALTPLEDMSAGGQAGGGPPQNCQKVFIQRDYSEGTMVKFQTRFPTELESRLDRQLFEYTINQLNNYFAEAERASCSTYCESCLYCLTGYLISICTETHYEKCLRKVAKFVCEQNDRVYKPRGLLLTDPTTRGLRLIEISVLDRPAS encoded by the exons AATCATGCTGCCCTCACGCCGTTGGAAGACATGTCAGCGGGAGGGCAGGCAGGTGGGGGGCCTCCTCAAAATTGTCAGAAAGTTTTTATACAACGTGACTACAGCGAAGGTACTATGGTCAAGTTCCAAACGCGGTTCCCTACAGAACTGGAAAGTAGA ttggACAGACAATTGTTCGAATATACGATCAATCAGTTGAACAACTACTTTGCTGAGGCAGAACGTGCCAGTTGTTCTACGTATTGCGAGAGCTGCCTATACTGTCTCACAGGTTATCTGATAAGTATATGTACCGAAACTCACTACGAAAAGTGTCTGCGTAAGGTCGCCAAGTTTGTCTGCGAGCAGAACGATCGGGTGTACAAGCCACGCGGCCTCTTGTTAACAGATCCAACTACTCGCGGGCTTAGGCTAATAGAGATCTCGGTACTGGATAGACCTGCGTCGTGA
- the LOC139106724 gene encoding myb-like protein U, with translation MKRRNICENVKKSRILSSTPNKSKYYESSLLMSEFTSESSENRSNKDLPIEYKRKTTQKKKTKDKDLKSSTNDSKSEENTKLKHVDNNLNKKRKYQFRKEYAAKKKKVLLNQNTDSSWRTEFEKLTSANSSPKSVSNNDNQKKLFDSSVPSTSHLQLPKKSVRFHFRINLPPITLNKKKNKFRPQHVNLEQNVGKFFNKIIRATFKFIPTVEEYYKNLYKQVKEDITKSLWETKHTSRKTDFKNPSKNKLYTTEGPSKEFKDNKRKVKNIKKGTERCTSTQNCDVYDRREEFDKEFETGGKNDGKMTYKEFVLRQKQLKNLPKC, from the exons atgaagAGAAGGAACATCTGTGAAAATGTTAAGAAATCACGTATTTTATCAAGCACGCcaaataaatctaaatattaTGAATCTAGTTTATTGATGTCCGAATTTACTTCAGAATCGTCTGAGAACCGAAGTAACAAAg ATTTACCAATAGAGTACAAAAGGAAAACTACGcagaaaaagaagacgaaaGATAAAGACCTAAAAAGCAGCACTAATGATTCGAAAAGTGAAGAGAATACCAAATTAAAACACgtggataataatttaaaca AAAAACGAAAGTATCAATTTCGAAAGGAATATGCagccaaaaaaaagaaagtgttaCTTAATCAGAATACCGACAGCTCTTGGAGAACTGAATTTGAGAAGTTAACAAGTGCAAACTCTTCGCCAAAATCTGTTTCTAACAACGATAATCAGAAAAAACTGTTTGACTCTTCTGTTCCAAGTACATCACACTTACAATTACCAAAGAAATCTGTCAGATTTCATTTTCGTATAAATCTACCACCGATaacattgaataaaaaaaaaaacaaattta GACCACAACATGTGAATCTAGAGCAGAACGTCggtaaatttttcaacaaaattattCGGGCTACGTTTAAATTCATTCCAACTGTTGAAGAATATTACAAGAATCTTTACAAGCAAGTTAAGGAGGATATCACTAAAAGTTTGTGGGAAACGAAACACACCTCCAGAAAAACTGACTTTAAAAATCcgtcaaaaaataaattgtatactACAGAAGGTCCTTCAAAGGagtttaaagataataaacgtaaagtaaaaaatataaaaaaaggtaCGGAAAGATGCACAAGTACACAGAATTGCGATGTATATGACAGACGTGAAGAGTTTGACAAAGAGTTTGAAACTGGTGGCAAGAACGATGGAAAAATGACTTATAAAGAATTTGTGTTAAGACAAAAACAATTAAAGAATTTGCCAAAATGTTAG